In Stanieria sp. NIES-3757, the DNA window TTACAATAGTGCAGATCAAACTCAAATTGATTTCCCTGCTTACCCTCACTACTAATAATTAATTCACTTTTCTTGAAAATCAATTGACAGGGGCGATAACTGCCCCTTTTGTTTTGGAAATTTTATTAGTACAAACTTAAATGAACTTTAAATAGAGATAGAAAAAAACTAGATAAGAAAAAAAGGTAGGTAAATAACCCACCTTTAATTAAATAATTGAGTAATAATTAGTGATTTAATTCATTTGAGATAACAAGATTTTTGTTTCTGATGCACCTGCTTGACGTAATTGTCGAGTCATTTGCAAACTAACTAAGGCGATCGCGAGCCATTGTCCTAGAATAGACACAATTACAGTAGACATAGTGGTGTATTCAGTCGCAATGGATGGGATAAAGGTAAACAACCAAATTAGAGGGGAAGAGTGAGGATCAAATCTACTAATCCCTAGAATAAATGGTGGTAAAACTATTAAACTAAAGATAGTGACAGTAGCCCAAATTGCTCTTCTTGGTGTTTTGATAGTTAAAAACCATTGAGCGATCGCAGCATACAATAAAATCATATTAGCAGTGAGTATTAGTCCCCACAATGCAGGTAAAGTTTTGTCTTCAAAGGAAAACAGAACTAAACAGGGAAGAGTATAAACAATAGCGATTGATAAATTAATACTAATAGCTACTGTAGAAGGACTTTTTTCACCAAAAACTAATTCTTGCCAAAGGTGTTTACCTTCTTTTCTGAGTTGATGACGATAACGCGCCCAATCTTGTAAAGTTTGACGATGGGGACTTAAGGCTGCAATTAATCCTAAAAACATAACTACTAGAAAACATTGCAGCATCGAAAAGTTTTCAAATAAGCGATATTCTTTAGTAGTTTGGAGAGTAAAACCTAAAGCAACTGCGGTAAAACAACCAGTAAACCAATAACTTTGTGTTTTATTAAATAAGGTACTAACGGGATTATGAAAACGACGTTTTAATCCTTGCCATAACCAATAAGTCCACAAACAGTAATTTAAGAAAACTAAGCCTATTCCCGAACTAGCTTTATGCCAAAAAGTTTGTCCATAAAATAATAACTCGGCAATGTTTTTGACCTCTAAAGAATAAACATCTTGGTGAGGTAGATAAGTAGCATCAACTAAATAAGGTAAAACTATGCCTGGATGAAATAAAGTCAACCAATCGCCTGGTGTATTACTAACCGAATAACTGTTGAAGATGATGATATTAGTTATGAAGAGAAAAAATAAAACTACGCCACTTCCTACCCAAGGTTTAAATCCCGGCAATTTACTATTGATGAAGCTAAATAGTAACGCAAAACTATAAAAGAAAGCACAACTAGCAACAATAACTGCATCAAAAGCTAACCATAAGCTAATGGGAATTTTTGCACCTAAACCTGCTACTAAATGAAAAGGTAGGACAACTAAAACAAATAAATAAAGTAGAATTGGTACTCCTAAAATTTTTCCAAGTAAAATACTCGTGGCAGATTGAGGACTTAAACGAATAAAGTTTAAAGTTCCTCTACTTTCTTCTTGAGTAACATCAGCAATTAATAAATAAGTACCGGCAACTAATAAACCAAAAATTCCAACTACACTTAAAGTAATAAAAATATCTAACCATAATAGTTGCCAATTAATCATCCAATTACCAACTAAATCGGTTTCACAAGCATAATGATTCCGATAATATGGGTCTACTATCTTAAAACAATAACGACTATATTGATCTAATTTAGTATTGCTACTAGGTAATTGACTAAAATAAATCAAACCAATCAAAGCTTGAGTAGCGATCGCGAGTAAAGCAACAATGACAACATTTCTAGTTTTTAGTCTGCCTTTAATCTCGCGGAATAACTGAGGATTCCCTTCTAAAAAATTATGCATCATCTTAGTTATTGGTTTCATGGTTCTAGTTCAATTTAACTAAAATAGGTTTAATCATTGTGATAAATTAATTACTCTCAACAACTTTTGTTTTTACTTTTACTTTTGCCTTTTCTAATAGTTTTTTGCGATCCATTATTCAAGAAGCTTGTTTATGTCCTAATTTAAGAAAAATACTTTCCAAATCTTCTTGTAGACAATGAAATTCAGTTACAGAAATACCTGCTTGAATAATGGATCGCAATAGATCGGCACTTTGTGATTCTCCTCCTGAAAAGTTAACTTTTAAGCGGTTTGTTCCTGGTATTATTTCCCATCCTTCTACTAAAGAATTTTTACTAAGTTCGCCAGAAAGTAAGTGCAAATCTCCTAAACTACCAACAATAATTTGTTGACGAGACAAACGCTGATATAGTTCTTTTAAAGAAGCACTTTCTACCAAAAAACCTAACTCCATTATGCCCACTGAGGTACATAATTCTGCCAAGTCACTAAGAACATGAGAGGAAATCAGAATTGTCATGCCCGCTTCTTGCAAAACTTTAATAATTTGTCGAAACTGCATTCGGGCAATTGGATCTAAACCAGAAACAGGTTCATCTAATAACAATAAAATTGGTTCATGAATAATTGTTCTTGCTAAACTGAGGCGTTGTTTCATACCCCGCGACAGACTGGAAATCAGACTATTGCGTTTATTTTCCAGTTGAACTAATTCCAATACTTCATAAAGCCGACGTTGACGATAAGGCTGCTTGAGACGATAAAGCCTAGCGAAATAATCCAAATAATCCCAGACATTTAAATCATCATACAGGGGAAAATCATCAGGAAGATAGCCCAAACGTTGTTTGATCTGAGGATTACTATCATCTCTTAAGATACGTTCCCCATTGATGTAAATTTCACCTTTAGTGGGTTCTTCTGCGATCGCCAACATCCTAATTAAAGTAGTTTTTCCTGCACCATTCGGTCCGATCAAACCATAAACTTCTCCTGGTTTTACTTGCAAATCGACTTCATTTACTGCCATGTATCGGTCAAATCTTTTGGTTAGTCCATAAGTTGCGATCGCTAATTCTTGCCCCATGTAAAATTTCCCGCTTTTGCTACTGAAAATTTTGTCTTGATCGCTAGCTTAACTTTTTCTGTAGAAGCTTGACCAAATCAGTTGACACTTACTGATTAATAAATCTTGCTTTTTAACTAAGCATAAATAAATACTTTTTACTTGATAAACTACTTCTGAAGTTATTTATAGGGGATAAAATCCGAAATATGGCAATTATTAACGAATTTATTGAAATAGAAACCCAACCAGAAATTAATATTCATAACTTAACCCCGATTGTTAAGAAAATCTTGGCAAATAGTTCAATTACAAATGGTTATGTTATTGTTTGTTGTCACCATACCACTACTGCGATCGCAGTTAATGAATATGAAGCAAGATTATTAGAAGATTTAAAAGTCTATCTCAACAAATTAGCCCCAGCTACAGACCGATATTTACACAATGATTTACATCTTCGAGATGTACCACCTGATGAACCAGCCAATGCTCATTCCCATCTCCTAGCGATGACACTTAATAACAGTGAAATTATTCCTGTGATCGATAGCAATCTAGCTTTAGGAACGTGGCAATCAATTTTATTTTTTGAATTAGATGGACCTCGCCGAAGAAAAATCTTAGTCCAAGTTAATGGAGAATAGTTCAATTTAATCAATCTCTTTCCGTACCTCAGTATACTTAAGACCGTGATTACGCCTAAGTAAAAAAAAGGCTTAAAACCATAGCAGTTGCCAGGACTCAGCCAATTATAACGGATTGTAAACTAAATTTAACTTAAATAAAATATTTCAAATAAATATTCTTACTGACTCAAGTAATCTAGCATTTCTTAGATTAAGATATTGCCAAAAGAAAAAATTAAGAGAAAATGCGGAGGATTAAATTTAATTATCAGTATATATTTTTGATATCTTTACAAAAGACTAAATAGATACCCCGAAAAGAGAGTAAGAATAATTGCTTAAATGCTATTACATATATATATTTGCAATTAATATCTTTTTACTCTTTAGGATTTGGTAAGACTGGCAACTTTTACCCTGGGTATATTACGTAATCAAATTGTGAGTTGTGAAAACAAAGGAACTGTGAGCAATTATGTGGAATAAAATTAAAGACATAATGGGAATCAACGAACAGTACGATCAAGACAGATACGACTACGAAGAATATCCCCCTGAACAAGAAGAAATGGAAGCTAATAATTATTCAGATAATTATGAGTCAGTCCAACCAAATTTCAATCAAGAAATGCTCGAAAATTATTCCAATAATCGCCGACCCGCACCCAAAAAACCGGTAGAGAAAATGCCCAAAAATAACGTAATTGGGATGCCTGGATTAACTAATGGAATTTCTGAAGTAGTGGTAATTGAACCCCATACTTTTGAAGAAATGCCTCAAGTAATTCAAGCATTAAGAGAACGTAGATCTGTTATTTTAAATCTTAATGTAATGAACCCCGAAGAAGCACAACGGGCAGTTGACTTTATCGCTGGTGGTACTTTTGCGATGGATGGTCATCAAGAAAGAGTAGGAGAAAGCATTTTTCTCTTTACTCCTAGTTGTGTCAAAGTTAGTACACTTTCTGGCATAATTCATAACGTAACTGAAACTCCTGAAAGTAAAGTTCGTCAAACTCCCAATAATGTGATCGATCATTGGGGTGAATCGACTGCAATGGCTCAATAATTATTATTTTGTAGGAATGAAACCCAAAAGTAGCAAAATTCATTTTGGTATGATTGGTGGCGGGGTAATGGGAGAAGCCATTTTATCCCGTCTCATTCGTCAGGGAATTTATGCTGCTGAGAATATTTTGGTTAGTGAACCACAAGCAGAACGAAGAGCTTTACTCCAGCAAAAGTATCAAGTTCAGGTAACCGATGATAATCAAGCTGCTGCTGAAGCAGAAGAAGTATTATTACTAGCTATTAAACCGCAAATTTTAAGCAAGGTAGTTGCTCAATTAGCCCCAACGACATTTAGTAATTCTCATCTTTTAATCATTTCAATTCTGGCTGGTGTTCCCCTCAATAAACTAGAATCAGCTTTTCCTCAACAGTCTGTAATTCGGGTAATGCCCAATACTCCTGCTACTGTAGGTGCGGGAATGACTGCGATCGCTACAGGAAAAAATGTTACAGAGAAAGAACTAGATAAAGCGAAAAATATTTTTACTGCTATTGGTAAAGTCGTAGAAGTCCCAGAATATTTGATGGATGCCGTTACAGGATTATCGGGATCGGGACCTGCTTATGTAGCCTTAATGATAGAAGCCTTAGCTGATGGTGGAGTAGCAGCAGGATTACCAAGAGCGATCGCTAATCAATTAGCAATTCAGACTGTTTTTGGTACAGCTAAACTACTGCAAGAATCACAACTTCATCCAGGCGAATTAAAAGACCGAGTTAGTAGTCCAGGTGGGACAACTATTGCAGGAGTAGCAGCATTAGAAAAAGCTGGTTTTCGTTCGGCATTAATCGAAGCTGTTTTAGCTGCTTATCATCGTTCTCAACAATTAGGACAATAACAGTTATCAGTTACCAGTCATCAGTCAATAGAGAATAGATAACAAGAAATAAGATTAAGTCTTCTATCTTCTGCCTTCTGCCTTTTATTCTTATTCTGTCGAGTTTAAATAAATCTAACTACACTAAGAAGAAAGAGATAAGAATTAACAGCTTAATTTAAATATGACTCAACCTCCCAAACTAAATATTCACCCATTAATTCAAAGATTAAGATGGGTTGCCGATCCTGTTGGTTATATGGAAACAGCAGCCCAACAACATCCTGATATTTTTGCAGCAGATGTAATCGGCTTTGGTGATGGGTTTATCTTTGTCAATCATCCTGAAGGAATTCAACAGTTACTTACCCAGGATCGTCAACAGTTTTTTGCTTCTGGTAAAGAAAACGCCATTTTAAAACCTTTACTAGGTGAATATTCAATTGTCATGTTGGAAGGTAATCCCCACAGGAAACGGAGAAAATTGTTGTTGCCTCCTTTTCATGGCGAAAGAATGCAAGCTTATGGAAAGTTGATTTGGGACTTGACTGATAAAATTTTTGCCAAGCTACCAATTAATCAAACCTTTACGGCTAGAAAAATTACCCAAGAAATTTCTTTACAAGTAATTTTAGAAGCTGTTTATGGTTTATATGAAGACGAAAAAAGCCAAAAACTAAAATATTTATTGACCAAGGTAAGCGATGTCTTTAGTTCTCCTCTAAGCTCTGCTTTACTCTTTTTCGACTGGTTACAAAAGGATTTAGGTGCTTGGAGTCCTTGGGGAAAGTTTTTACGTCAACAACAAGAAATTGATAATTTAATCTACAGCGAAATTAAGGAACGTCGGGCTAAAGACTATGAAAATCGCAATGATATTCTGTCTTTAATGATGTCTGCCCGCGATGAGTCTGGCAATCCAATGAGCGATCGCGAGTTACGGGATGAATTGATGACTTTGATGTTTGCTGGACATGAAACTACTGCCACGGCTATGGCGTGGGCTTTGTATTGGATTCATCGTCTTCCTGAAGTACGTCAAAAATTATTGGCAGAAATAGATAGTTTAGGTAGTAATCCCGAACCAATGGCGATCGCGAAATTGCCCTATTTAACTGCGGTTTGTCAGGAAACTTTAAGAATTAATCCAGTAGCAATGCTGACTTTTCCCCGAGTTGTCACCGAACCAATCGAATTATTAGGCTATCAATTAGAACCAGGAATGATTGCGATGGGTTGTATTTATTTAGTCCATCAACGAGAAGATATCTATCCTGATCATCAAGAGTTTAAACCCGAACGTTTTTTAGAAAAGCAATATTCTCAATACGAATTCTTCCCCTTTGGTGGTGGTGCGCGTCGTTGTATTGGAGAAGCTTTAGCCCAATTAGAAATGAAGTTAGTTTTGGCCAAGATTCTTTCTAACTATGAATTAGCCCTTGTCAGTCAAAGTCCAGAAAAACCTCACCGTCGCGGTGTTACCCTTGCCCCAACTACGGGAGTCAAAATGTTACTGAAAGCTAAACGAACTTCTCCTACTGCTACAGAAAAATCCAATCAAACAATTTTGACCAAATAATTAATTCTCCACGAGCAATTTCTTTGATCTGTACAAAACGTTATAGTAACGATTACTACAGATTTTTTTTTGCTCAATCCATGACTAAACAATGGCAACAAGGGGAATTAGTTGAACTAGAAATTGTCGATCTTAATAGTAGCGGTGAGGGAGTAGGTAAGATTAACGGCAAAGTTGTTTTTATTCCCGATACAGTTACAGGCGATCGCGCTTTAGTTCGTTTAACTAAAGTCAAAAATAAATATAGCTATGGGAAAATTGAGCAACTTTTAATTGCATCTCCCTACCGCATTCGTCCTCGTTGTATTGTTGCTGATAAATGTGGTGGTTGTCAGTGGCAGCATATCGATTGGGAATATCAACTCGATAGTAAACGTCAACAAGTAATTCAAGCTTTACAAAGAATCGGTGGTTTCTCGCAAGTTCAAGTCAAGCCAACCATTCATACTCCCTATGCCCTCAACTATCGCAATAAATCGACCTATCCTTTAGGAATTTCTGCTACTGGACAATTCCAAGCTGGTTATTATCGTCAAGGTAGCCATCAATTGATTAATCTCAATCAATGTCCCGTTCAAGATGCTCGTCTACATCCTCTTCTAGCCGAAGTCAAACAAGATCTTCAAGCTAGAGGTTGGACTATTTACAATGAAAAAACTCATCAAGGACAACTACGTCATTTTTCCCTACGCATCGGTAATCATACAGCAGAAATCTTACTAACGCTAGTAACTACAGATAAAAACCTCACAGGTATAGAAACACAGGCTCAAACTTGGTTAACTAGATATCCTCAGTTAGTAGGAGTGTGTTTAAATTATAATCCTGAACGCACTAATGTCATTTTTGGACAAGAAACTATTACTGTCGCGGGATCAAGTTACCTAAGAGAAATGTTTGCTGGAGTTGAATTAAATATCTTGTCAGATACTTTTTTTCAGGTTAATACTGAAGCAGCAGAATTGTTACTGAGTGACATTACCAAACAATTAAATTTAAGAGGTGATGAAACTATAGTTGATGCTTACTGCGGGATCGGTACATTTACTTTACCTTTAGCCAAACAAGTAAAAAGTGTTGTGGGGATCGAATTGCATCCAACTTCTGTTGAACAAGCGAAACAAAATGCACACAT includes these proteins:
- a CDS encoding ABC transporter related codes for the protein MGQELAIATYGLTKRFDRYMAVNEVDLQVKPGEVYGLIGPNGAGKTTLIRMLAIAEEPTKGEIYINGERILRDDSNPQIKQRLGYLPDDFPLYDDLNVWDYLDYFARLYRLKQPYRQRRLYEVLELVQLENKRNSLISSLSRGMKQRLSLARTIIHEPILLLLDEPVSGLDPIARMQFRQIIKVLQEAGMTILISSHVLSDLAELCTSVGIMELGFLVESASLKELYQRLSRQQIIVGSLGDLHLLSGELSKNSLVEGWEIIPGTNRLKVNFSGGESQSADLLRSIIQAGISVTEFHCLQEDLESIFLKLGHKQAS
- a CDS encoding pyrroline-5-carboxylate reductase, which gives rise to MKPKSSKIHFGMIGGGVMGEAILSRLIRQGIYAAENILVSEPQAERRALLQQKYQVQVTDDNQAAAEAEEVLLLAIKPQILSKVVAQLAPTTFSNSHLLIISILAGVPLNKLESAFPQQSVIRVMPNTPATVGAGMTAIATGKNVTEKELDKAKNIFTAIGKVVEVPEYLMDAVTGLSGSGPAYVALMIEALADGGVAAGLPRAIANQLAIQTVFGTAKLLQESQLHPGELKDRVSSPGGTTIAGVAALEKAGFRSALIEAVLAAYHRSQQLGQ
- a CDS encoding cytochrome P450 is translated as MTQPPKLNIHPLIQRLRWVADPVGYMETAAQQHPDIFAADVIGFGDGFIFVNHPEGIQQLLTQDRQQFFASGKENAILKPLLGEYSIVMLEGNPHRKRRKLLLPPFHGERMQAYGKLIWDLTDKIFAKLPINQTFTARKITQEISLQVILEAVYGLYEDEKSQKLKYLLTKVSDVFSSPLSSALLFFDWLQKDLGAWSPWGKFLRQQQEIDNLIYSEIKERRAKDYENRNDILSLMMSARDESGNPMSDRELRDELMTLMFAGHETTATAMAWALYWIHRLPEVRQKLLAEIDSLGSNPEPMAIAKLPYLTAVCQETLRINPVAMLTFPRVVTEPIELLGYQLEPGMIAMGCIYLVHQREDIYPDHQEFKPERFLEKQYSQYEFFPFGGGARRCIGEALAQLEMKLVLAKILSNYELALVSQSPEKPHRRGVTLAPTTGVKMLLKAKRTSPTATEKSNQTILTK
- a CDS encoding hypothetical protein (protein of unknown function DUF552), with product MWNKIKDIMGINEQYDQDRYDYEEYPPEQEEMEANNYSDNYESVQPNFNQEMLENYSNNRRPAPKKPVEKMPKNNVIGMPGLTNGISEVVVIEPHTFEEMPQVIQALRERRSVILNLNVMNPEEAQRAVDFIAGGTFAMDGHQERVGESIFLFTPSCVKVSTLSGIIHNVTETPESKVRQTPNNVIDHWGESTAMAQ
- a CDS encoding 23S rRNA methyltransferase/RumA — translated: MTKQWQQGELVELEIVDLNSSGEGVGKINGKVVFIPDTVTGDRALVRLTKVKNKYSYGKIEQLLIASPYRIRPRCIVADKCGGCQWQHIDWEYQLDSKRQQVIQALQRIGGFSQVQVKPTIHTPYALNYRNKSTYPLGISATGQFQAGYYRQGSHQLINLNQCPVQDARLHPLLAEVKQDLQARGWTIYNEKTHQGQLRHFSLRIGNHTAEILLTLVTTDKNLTGIETQAQTWLTRYPQLVGVCLNYNPERTNVIFGQETITVAGSSYLREMFAGVELNILSDTFFQVNTEAAELLLSDITKQLNLRGDETIVDAYCGIGTFTLPLAKQVKSVVGIELHPTSVEQAKQNAHINHITNVTFHPEAVETYLPKLEFTPDIILLDPPRKGCEPQVIETLINLSPSPRIIYVSCKPATLARDLNLLCQSGKYQLNFVQPIDFFPQTTHIESYAYLSPTS